The following coding sequences lie in one Allochromatium vinosum DSM 180 genomic window:
- a CDS encoding OsmC family protein — protein sequence MSEEGRFTIHLQQQEGFLINVAFDWKRAPDVLMDEPPPLGEQQGPNASRMLAAAAANCLSASLLYCVFKEEPPENCLRAEATCIMVRNERKRLRIGSMEIRLIVSNLVTQSARFARCKDLFEDFCVVSASIRQGIPMRVTVEDEAGAILHASS from the coding sequence ATGTCCGAGGAAGGCCGTTTCACCATCCATCTCCAGCAGCAGGAAGGCTTCCTGATCAACGTCGCCTTCGACTGGAAGCGCGCGCCGGACGTCCTGATGGACGAGCCGCCGCCGCTCGGCGAACAACAGGGGCCGAACGCCTCGCGGATGCTCGCTGCCGCTGCGGCCAACTGTCTGAGCGCCAGCCTGCTCTACTGTGTCTTCAAAGAAGAACCGCCCGAGAACTGTCTGCGTGCCGAGGCCACCTGCATCATGGTGCGCAACGAGCGCAAGCGATTGCGCATCGGTTCCATGGAGATCCGGCTGATCGTCAGCAATCTGGTCACGCAGTCGGCGCGCTTCGCCCGCTGCAAGGATCTGTTCGAGGATTTCTGCGTGGTCTCGGCCAGCATCCGTCAGGGCATTCCGATGCGGGTGACGGTCGAGGACGAGGCGGGCGCCATCCTCCATGCCTCGTCTTGA
- the glgB gene encoding 1,4-alpha-glucan branching protein GlgB — protein MANATSSAPKLPESLQRIVEARHHDPFEVLGRHAEAGRVVARVFLPQAEHVRLVEADAPMERIEGTDFFVWEGDSEQLPERFQVEWVDADGVAHVQYDPYCFPPLLGDLDLHLFGEGKHWHVYRILGSHLVEFEGVTGIRFAVWSPNAERVSVVGDFNAWDGRANPMRVRGGSGVWELFIPGLEPGGFYKYEIRDRATHIHIKIDPYAQAFQERPQTAGLLAVDSAFDWGDADWMEQRARTNWQQAPMSVYEVHLGSWRRDPEGNFLNYRVLAHEIADYVKELGFSHIELMPITEHPLDASWGYQCTGYFAPTSRFGTPDNFRYFVDHFHREGIGVLLDWVPAHFPKDAYALARFDGTALYEHADPRLGEHKDWGTLIFNFGRNEVRNFLLASALYWLEEFHIDGLRVDAVASMLYLDYSRNAGEWIPNKYGGNENLEAVDFIRELNMVTHEQFPGTLMVAEESTAWPAVSRPTYLGGLGFSMKWNMGWMHDTLSYMQKDPIYRHFHHDLLTFGLLYAFTENFVLPFSHDEVVHGKKSMLDKMPGDGWQKFASLRLLYTFMFSYPGKKLLFQGCEFAQGKEWNFASQLDWELMERPPHQGVHKLVADLNRIYAELPALHEVDFDAAGFEWIDCHDSSQSVLSYIRKDRAGKTLIAAVFNFTPVPRTNYRIGVPEPGFYREAVNSDAELYGGSNVGNQGGVTAEPVSWMGRPHSLLISLPPLAGLILVHEPLTEASGTAEDDDDAASTTPDTPEMSTDASDANDTAA, from the coding sequence ATGGCCAACGCGACCAGCTCTGCCCCCAAGCTTCCGGAATCCTTGCAGCGTATCGTCGAGGCGCGTCACCATGATCCCTTTGAGGTTCTTGGACGCCATGCGGAGGCTGGTCGAGTCGTTGCGCGTGTCTTCCTGCCGCAGGCCGAGCACGTCCGTCTGGTCGAAGCCGATGCACCGATGGAGCGTATCGAGGGCACCGATTTCTTCGTCTGGGAGGGCGATTCGGAGCAATTGCCCGAGCGTTTCCAGGTCGAGTGGGTCGACGCCGACGGCGTGGCCCATGTCCAGTACGATCCCTATTGCTTTCCACCGCTGCTCGGCGATCTGGATCTGCATCTGTTCGGCGAGGGCAAGCACTGGCACGTCTACCGCATCCTCGGCTCGCACCTGGTTGAGTTCGAGGGCGTAACCGGTATCCGTTTCGCCGTCTGGTCGCCGAACGCCGAGCGCGTCAGCGTGGTGGGCGACTTCAACGCCTGGGACGGACGCGCCAATCCGATGCGGGTGCGCGGCGGTTCGGGTGTTTGGGAGCTGTTCATCCCCGGGCTGGAGCCGGGCGGTTTCTACAAATACGAGATCCGCGACCGCGCCACCCATATCCACATCAAGATCGATCCCTATGCCCAGGCGTTCCAGGAGCGCCCGCAGACCGCCGGGCTGCTCGCCGTGGACAGCGCCTTCGACTGGGGCGACGCCGACTGGATGGAGCAGCGCGCCAGGACCAACTGGCAGCAGGCGCCGATGTCGGTCTACGAGGTTCATCTCGGCTCCTGGCGGCGCGATCCGGAGGGCAACTTCCTCAACTATCGGGTGCTGGCCCACGAGATCGCCGACTACGTCAAGGAACTCGGCTTCTCCCATATCGAACTGATGCCCATCACCGAGCATCCGCTCGATGCCTCCTGGGGCTATCAGTGCACCGGCTATTTTGCGCCGACCTCGCGGTTCGGCACGCCCGACAACTTCCGCTATTTCGTCGACCACTTCCACCGCGAAGGCATCGGCGTGCTGCTCGACTGGGTGCCGGCGCACTTCCCGAAGGACGCCTATGCGCTGGCGCGCTTCGACGGCACAGCACTCTACGAGCACGCCGACCCGCGTCTGGGCGAGCACAAGGACTGGGGTACGCTGATCTTCAACTTCGGGCGCAACGAGGTGCGTAACTTCCTGCTGGCCAGCGCGCTCTACTGGCTGGAGGAGTTCCACATCGACGGTCTGCGCGTGGATGCCGTGGCCTCGATGCTCTATCTGGACTATTCGCGCAATGCCGGTGAGTGGATCCCCAACAAGTACGGCGGCAACGAGAACCTGGAGGCCGTGGATTTCATCCGCGAGCTGAACATGGTCACGCACGAGCAGTTCCCCGGCACGCTCATGGTCGCCGAGGAATCGACCGCCTGGCCGGCGGTGTCGCGTCCGACCTATCTCGGCGGACTCGGCTTCAGCATGAAGTGGAACATGGGCTGGATGCACGACACCCTGTCCTACATGCAGAAAGACCCGATCTATCGCCACTTCCATCACGACCTGCTGACGTTCGGGCTGCTCTATGCCTTCACCGAGAACTTCGTGCTGCCCTTCTCGCACGATGAGGTCGTTCACGGCAAGAAGTCGATGCTCGACAAGATGCCGGGCGACGGCTGGCAGAAGTTCGCCAGTCTGCGGCTACTCTATACCTTCATGTTCAGCTATCCGGGCAAGAAGCTCTTGTTCCAGGGCTGCGAGTTCGCTCAGGGCAAGGAATGGAACTTCGCCAGTCAGCTCGATTGGGAGCTGATGGAGCGCCCGCCGCACCAGGGCGTGCACAAATTGGTCGCGGATCTCAATCGGATCTACGCCGAGCTTCCGGCCCTGCACGAGGTCGATTTCGACGCGGCCGGATTCGAGTGGATCGACTGTCACGACAGTTCGCAGTCGGTGCTGAGCTATATCCGCAAGGATCGCGCCGGCAAGACCCTGATCGCGGCGGTGTTCAATTTCACCCCGGTACCGCGCACCAACTATCGCATCGGCGTACCCGAGCCGGGTTTCTATCGCGAGGCGGTCAACTCGGATGCCGAGCTGTACGGCGGCAGCAACGTCGGCAATCAGGGCGGCGTGACGGCCGAGCCGGTGAGCTGGATGGGACGTCCGCACTCGCTGCTGATCTCGCTGCCGCCGCTGGCGGGTCTCATCCTGGTGCACGAGCCGCTGACCGAAGCGTCCGGCACAGCCGAGGACGACGATGACGCAGCCTCGACCACGCCGGACACTCCCGAGATGTCAACGGACGCCAGCGATGCCAACGACACAGCCGCTTGA
- a CDS encoding quinone-dependent dihydroorotate dehydrogenase, with product MLVTPPWPLARAALFKLDPEQAHNLTLGLLARWSALFDGRLGPSDIARRPTLARDVMGLRFPNPIGLAAGLDKQGEAVPAWQALGFGFVEVGTVTALPQPGNPRPRLFRLAADEALVNRMGFNNGGAEAMARRLQRLRARGLPEIPLGVNLGKSKVTPPEQAAADYRQSFERLGELADYVVVNISSPNTPGLRDLQRVDEVARILEAIQEPNQRLSRPRPLLVKLAPDLADDEAIECARAALEAGATGLILTNTTIRFEGLRSSTEGLSGGLSGRPLLARSTELLGKVRAALGPEPVIIGVGGILDPEGARAKLAAGADLIQVYTGLIYRGPGFVRELLRGL from the coding sequence ATGCTCGTCACCCCGCCCTGGCCGCTCGCCCGCGCCGCCCTGTTCAAACTCGATCCGGAGCAGGCCCACAATCTCACGCTCGGACTGCTCGCACGCTGGTCGGCGCTCTTCGACGGACGGCTCGGCCCCAGCGACATCGCGCGGCGTCCGACGCTGGCGCGCGATGTCATGGGTCTGCGTTTTCCCAACCCCATCGGTCTGGCCGCCGGGCTGGACAAGCAGGGCGAGGCGGTACCCGCCTGGCAGGCGCTCGGCTTCGGCTTCGTCGAGGTTGGGACCGTGACCGCCCTGCCCCAGCCGGGCAATCCGCGCCCGCGCCTGTTCCGCCTCGCGGCCGACGAGGCGCTGGTCAATCGCATGGGGTTCAACAACGGCGGCGCCGAGGCGATGGCGCGGCGGCTCCAGCGCCTGCGCGCACGCGGCCTGCCCGAGATCCCGCTCGGGGTGAACCTGGGCAAGTCCAAGGTCACGCCGCCCGAACAGGCGGCCGCCGACTACCGCCAGAGCTTCGAGCGCCTGGGTGAGTTGGCCGACTATGTGGTCGTGAACATCTCCAGCCCGAACACGCCGGGGTTGCGCGATCTGCAACGGGTCGACGAGGTCGCGCGCATCCTGGAAGCGATCCAGGAACCAAACCAGCGCCTGAGCCGTCCGCGTCCGCTGCTGGTCAAGCTCGCGCCGGATCTGGCCGACGACGAGGCCATCGAGTGCGCGCGCGCGGCGCTCGAAGCCGGGGCAACCGGGCTGATCCTCACCAACACCACGATCCGCTTCGAGGGCCTCAGGAGCTCGACCGAGGGGCTGAGCGGCGGGCTCTCGGGCCGACCGCTGCTGGCACGCTCGACCGAGCTGCTGGGCAAGGTGCGTGCAGCGCTCGGTCCCGAGCCGGTCATCATCGGCGTCGGCGGCATCCTCGACCCGGAGGGCGCGCGCGCCAAGCTCGCGGCGGGCGCCGATCTGATCCAGGTCTATACCGGACTCATCTATCGCGGCCCCGGCTTCGTGCGCGAACTGTTGCGCGGACTCTGA
- a CDS encoding DJ-1/PfpI family protein: MAIKKILMLVGDYVEDYEAMVPFQMLQMVGHQVHAVCPGKLPGDHVRTAIHDFEGDQTYSEKPGHNFAINADFATVDPAKYDALVIPGGRAPEYLRLNPRVIEIVRHFAAGDKPIASVCHGQQILAAAGVLDGRQCTAYPAVRPELERAGGTWCEVNETVSNAYVDGKLVTAPAWPAHPEWMRKFLDVLGSRIEP; encoded by the coding sequence ATGGCGATCAAAAAGATACTGATGCTGGTCGGAGACTATGTCGAAGACTACGAGGCGATGGTGCCGTTCCAGATGCTACAGATGGTCGGGCATCAGGTCCATGCGGTCTGTCCGGGCAAGCTGCCGGGCGATCACGTGCGTACCGCCATCCACGACTTCGAGGGCGACCAGACCTACAGCGAGAAACCCGGCCACAACTTCGCCATCAATGCCGACTTCGCCACCGTCGACCCGGCCAAGTACGACGCCCTGGTGATCCCCGGCGGACGCGCGCCCGAATATCTGCGCCTCAATCCGCGTGTCATCGAGATCGTGCGTCACTTCGCCGCCGGCGACAAGCCGATCGCCTCGGTCTGTCATGGCCAGCAGATCCTGGCCGCTGCCGGCGTGCTCGACGGACGCCAGTGCACCGCCTACCCGGCCGTGCGCCCTGAGCTGGAGCGTGCCGGCGGCACCTGGTGCGAAGTCAACGAAACCGTCTCCAACGCCTATGTCGACGGCAAGCTCGTCACGGCTCCGGCCTGGCCCGCCCATCCGGAATGGATGCGCAAGTTCCTGGACGTCCTGGGCAGCCGCATCGAACCCTGA
- a CDS encoding glycosyltransferase, whose translation MPSQPLINDTERPIAVFASFSGAGGVERMLIHLLHGFVALGERVELVLIRDESPHLAHCPASVEQIRLHARHTLLAVPELAGYLRRHRPRALLAAKDRAGRAAVLARALSGVDTRLVLRLGTNLSTAMAERSAVERRLRYWPIRRLYPALDRIVAVSEGVAEDTARIARIPRARIQVIRNPVITPSLYEAAAAPCPHPWLAPGQPPVIMGAGRFQRQKDFPTLIRAFARVRAERDCRLMILGEGGGRAGLETLIAELGLSADVALPGFQPQLPAYLARAALFVLSSAWEGSPNVLTEALALGVPVVATDCPSGPSEILAGGRHGPLVPVGDVEALASAMLETLAHPHPASDLRAAVAEYEWMHSARAYLEALGVSAPV comes from the coding sequence ATGCCCAGTCAACCGTTGATCAACGACACCGAACGCCCGATCGCCGTCTTCGCCTCGTTCTCGGGCGCGGGCGGGGTCGAGCGCATGCTGATCCATCTGCTGCATGGCTTCGTCGCGCTGGGCGAGCGGGTGGAGCTGGTGCTGATCCGTGACGAGAGTCCGCATCTGGCGCACTGTCCGGCATCGGTCGAGCAAATCCGGCTGCACGCGCGCCATACGCTTTTGGCTGTGCCTGAGTTGGCAGGTTATCTGCGTCGACACCGACCGCGTGCCCTGCTGGCGGCCAAGGATCGCGCCGGACGTGCCGCCGTGCTGGCGCGCGCCCTGAGCGGTGTGGATACGCGGCTGGTGCTGCGGCTCGGAACCAATCTCTCGACCGCCATGGCCGAACGTAGCGCCGTCGAACGCCGGCTGCGCTACTGGCCGATTCGCCGGCTCTATCCGGCGCTCGACCGCATCGTCGCCGTCTCCGAAGGTGTGGCCGAGGACACGGCGCGCATCGCCCGGATTCCGCGCGCGCGGATTCAGGTCATCCGCAATCCGGTCATCACGCCGAGTCTGTACGAAGCGGCGGCGGCTCCCTGTCCGCACCCCTGGCTGGCGCCCGGACAGCCGCCGGTCATCATGGGCGCGGGGCGTTTTCAGCGTCAGAAGGACTTTCCGACCCTGATCCGCGCCTTCGCCCGCGTCCGGGCCGAGCGCGACTGTCGGCTGATGATCCTGGGCGAGGGCGGCGGGCGCGCCGGACTGGAGACGCTGATCGCCGAGCTGGGCCTGAGCGCCGATGTCGCGCTGCCTGGATTCCAGCCCCAGCTTCCGGCCTATCTGGCGCGCGCGGCGCTGTTCGTGCTCTCATCGGCCTGGGAAGGCTCGCCGAACGTGCTCACCGAGGCGCTGGCGCTGGGCGTGCCTGTGGTCGCGACCGACTGCCCGAGCGGGCCGTCGGAGATCCTGGCCGGCGGGCGTCATGGGCCGCTGGTGCCCGTGGGCGATGTCGAGGCACTGGCCTCGGCCATGCTGGAGACGCTGGCCCATCCGCACCCGGCGTCCGACCTGCGTGCCGCCGTGGCCGAGTACGAATGGATGCACAGCGCGCGGGCCTATCTGGAGGCGCTGGGCGTGTCGGCGCCGGTCTGA
- a CDS encoding BPSS1780 family membrane protein: protein MQVDTRYRIVYSGRLSLGHSHHEVVEQLARTFNMSEEEARELVMNGSGRVIKHDLSAAKAERYREVLASVGLEVDVEAQSVASGPSLDKPAASGSGVSPRIDVDGFTDRISEPNAVEAGRGWGWIQDAWGLFRQAPWAWIGALLLFYLIVIVVGLVPLVGGLATTVLGPMLTAGLMLGAQAQDRGEGFGVGRLFAGFSVRPGPLALVGVVYLGLVLLIGLVIGLLYIVMVGGSGMMVPEMAPGMTMTPEPFESMAAGPSFMLPVLIALLLGIPLAMAMFFAPALVALDAVPVMQAFKLSFMGCLKNILPFLVFGLIAFVLFFVGSIPFLLGWLVIVPVLTIAAYTAYRDIFH, encoded by the coding sequence ATGCAGGTGGACACTCGCTATCGCATCGTCTATTCGGGGCGGCTGTCGCTGGGCCACAGTCATCACGAGGTCGTGGAGCAACTGGCGCGCACGTTCAACATGAGCGAGGAGGAGGCGCGCGAGCTGGTGATGAACGGCAGCGGACGGGTCATCAAGCATGATCTGAGTGCCGCCAAGGCCGAGCGTTATCGGGAGGTGCTGGCCTCGGTGGGGCTGGAGGTCGATGTCGAAGCGCAGTCGGTTGCATCCGGACCGTCGCTGGACAAGCCGGCGGCGTCGGGTTCCGGGGTGTCGCCGCGTATCGATGTCGACGGATTCACGGATCGGATCAGCGAGCCGAACGCGGTCGAGGCCGGTCGCGGCTGGGGGTGGATACAGGACGCCTGGGGACTGTTCAGGCAGGCGCCCTGGGCCTGGATCGGCGCCCTGCTGCTGTTCTATCTGATCGTCATCGTGGTCGGTCTGGTGCCGCTGGTCGGCGGGCTGGCGACCACTGTCCTCGGTCCCATGCTCACCGCCGGTCTCATGCTCGGCGCCCAGGCTCAGGATCGCGGCGAGGGATTCGGCGTCGGTCGGCTCTTTGCCGGGTTCTCTGTGCGACCGGGGCCGCTGGCACTCGTCGGCGTCGTCTATCTGGGGCTGGTGCTGCTCATCGGGCTGGTGATCGGCTTGCTGTACATCGTCATGGTCGGCGGCTCGGGGATGATGGTTCCCGAGATGGCTCCAGGCATGACCATGACGCCCGAGCCGTTCGAGTCCATGGCCGCCGGTCCGTCGTTCATGCTGCCGGTCCTGATTGCGCTGCTGCTCGGCATCCCACTGGCCATGGCCATGTTCTTCGCCCCGGCGCTCGTGGCCCTGGACGCCGTGCCCGTCATGCAGGCCTTCAAGCTCAGTTTCATGGGCTGTCTGAAGAACATCCTGCCGTTCCTGGTCTTCGGGCTGATCGCGTTCGTCCTGTTCTTCGTCGGCTCGATCCCTTTTTTGTTGGGCTGGCTCGTGATCGTGCCCGTGCTGACCATCGCGGCCTATACCGCCTATCGCGACATCTTCCATTGA
- a CDS encoding tetratricopeptide repeat protein, giving the protein MLVQHDAADAERFERVIVESVRHILEHPDPRDYIDWADDYIPETLGLWDSSLDPAEIARLTRMLATLIWDATPQPSNAFRPRPLPQPAPEEPCLCGSGFTYGQCCGNLDEMPHLSTDLVWDIVIELLSEDAVRAALASGAVPEPLLARIADRWLDEDRPGRVVALLEPLFAGPLEPLDGRYEPALDLLCDAYDRLDHWRKKLALLQRVCEEGSRALQAAAWQRLGTMHIDAGDYALAQDAFTAALRSDPDSPGTALLEITLLVAQHKDVQARERARFWRHRFKRRGLESESFMEFLEQVIVDPQEAMVNTQSDVLDPALVDLHDWVAVAMARPLPDYALVNRRRRARPATPTHTTQLELFDGLEARKTQAVVVDDAEALPEMWAESGRPVGLRAPVEVRSSEALWRRLYPGGKPRSIHLTRTEEIDVWSEPGWLDHLLGHPELADSLDVLDDLATALYVHPESALPWIAHALLTPVLDRAWSILEQVLPPDSGRQLPWSIEANRPALRLLFRRYLAQAQEGHSEEARRTLETLLRLNPQDNHGARAELMNLYLRDGEDERALALARRFPDDLLADLAYGEVLALYRLGREERARTVLKTAIRRLPRIPRYLTRKRIKQPRLDPLGVTLGGEDQAWLYREAMRDVWAAEPGVLDWLKRCLV; this is encoded by the coding sequence ATGCTAGTCCAGCACGATGCGGCTGATGCCGAACGTTTCGAACGAGTCATCGTGGAGTCTGTTCGACACATCCTGGAGCATCCCGATCCGCGCGACTATATCGACTGGGCGGATGACTATATCCCCGAGACCCTGGGGTTGTGGGATTCCAGCCTCGATCCCGCCGAGATCGCGCGTCTGACGCGGATGCTCGCCACCCTCATCTGGGACGCCACGCCCCAGCCGTCCAACGCCTTCCGGCCGCGTCCGCTGCCCCAGCCGGCGCCCGAGGAACCCTGTCTCTGCGGTTCCGGCTTCACCTATGGCCAGTGCTGCGGCAATCTCGACGAGATGCCGCACCTCTCGACCGATCTGGTGTGGGACATCGTCATCGAGCTTCTGTCCGAGGACGCCGTGCGCGCGGCCCTGGCCAGCGGCGCCGTGCCCGAGCCGCTGCTGGCGCGCATCGCCGACCGCTGGCTCGACGAGGATCGGCCCGGGCGGGTGGTGGCCCTGCTGGAGCCGCTGTTCGCCGGACCACTGGAGCCGCTCGACGGCCGCTACGAACCGGCACTGGATCTGCTCTGCGACGCCTATGACCGGCTCGACCACTGGCGCAAGAAGCTCGCGCTGCTCCAGCGCGTCTGCGAGGAAGGCAGCCGTGCGCTCCAGGCGGCGGCCTGGCAGCGGCTCGGCACCATGCACATCGACGCGGGCGACTACGCCCTGGCCCAGGACGCCTTCACCGCCGCGCTTCGCAGCGACCCGGACAGCCCAGGCACGGCCCTGCTCGAGATCACCCTGCTGGTGGCCCAGCACAAGGATGTCCAGGCGCGTGAGCGGGCGCGCTTCTGGCGCCATCGGTTCAAACGGCGGGGGCTCGAATCCGAGAGCTTCATGGAGTTTCTGGAGCAGGTCATCGTCGATCCGCAGGAGGCGATGGTCAACACCCAGTCCGACGTGCTCGACCCGGCGCTGGTGGATCTGCACGACTGGGTCGCGGTCGCCATGGCGCGGCCGCTCCCCGACTATGCGCTGGTCAACCGGCGTCGACGCGCCCGCCCGGCGACGCCGACGCACACCACACAGCTCGAACTCTTCGATGGGCTGGAGGCCCGCAAGACGCAGGCCGTCGTCGTCGACGATGCCGAGGCGCTGCCCGAGATGTGGGCCGAATCCGGCCGTCCGGTCGGGTTGCGCGCCCCGGTCGAGGTCAGGTCGTCCGAGGCGCTCTGGCGCCGGCTCTATCCGGGCGGCAAGCCGCGCTCGATCCATCTGACCCGGACCGAAGAGATCGATGTCTGGTCCGAACCGGGCTGGCTGGACCATCTGCTCGGTCATCCCGAACTGGCCGACAGTCTGGACGTGCTCGATGATCTGGCCACGGCGCTCTATGTGCATCCCGAGAGCGCCTTGCCCTGGATCGCCCATGCCCTGCTCACGCCCGTACTCGATCGCGCCTGGTCGATCCTGGAGCAGGTGCTGCCGCCGGACTCGGGTCGGCAACTGCCCTGGTCGATCGAGGCCAACCGCCCGGCGCTGCGGCTGTTGTTCCGGCGCTATCTGGCGCAGGCCCAGGAGGGACATTCCGAGGAAGCGCGGCGCACGCTCGAAACCCTGCTGCGTCTCAACCCTCAGGACAACCACGGCGCGCGTGCCGAGCTGATGAACCTCTATCTGCGCGACGGCGAGGACGAGCGCGCCCTGGCCCTGGCGCGGCGCTTCCCGGACGATCTGCTCGCCGACCTGGCCTACGGCGAGGTGCTGGCGCTCTATCGGCTCGGACGCGAGGAGCGGGCGCGCACCGTGCTCAAGACCGCCATCCGCCGCCTGCCGCGCATCCCGCGCTATCTGACGCGCAAGCGCATCAAGCAACCGCGCCTCGATCCGCTCGGCGTCACCCTCGGCGGCGAGGATCAGGCCTGGTTGTATCGCGAGGCCATGCGCGACGTCTGGGCCGCCGAGCCGGGCGTGCTCGACTGGTTGAAACGCTGCCTGGTCTAA
- a CDS encoding DUF2288 domain-containing protein produces the protein MPTTQPLEDQDALERARINQETARLPWRELQRFFAQGRVIAVAPELDLVELALRCSRDEAQTIAADLEQGRLAPVSDDQARTWLETDAEVWAVVVKPWVLVQDRA, from the coding sequence ATGCCAACGACACAGCCGCTTGAGGATCAGGATGCCCTGGAGCGGGCCAGGATCAACCAGGAGACGGCTCGTCTCCCGTGGCGCGAACTGCAACGCTTCTTCGCCCAAGGGCGCGTGATCGCGGTCGCGCCCGAGCTGGATCTGGTCGAGCTGGCGTTGCGCTGTTCGCGTGACGAGGCCCAGACCATCGCCGCCGACCTGGAGCAGGGACGTCTCGCGCCGGTCAGCGACGACCAGGCGCGCACCTGGCTGGAGACCGATGCCGAAGTTTGGGCCGTGGTCGTCAAGCCCTGGGTGCTGGTTCAGGATCGCGCTTAG
- the asnB gene encoding asparagine synthase (glutamine-hydrolyzing): MCGIAGFMLARGRRPEPEWLDRMAERLAHRGPDDRGRYCAGPVGLVQTRLSIIGLESGHQPLLSADGQLALVANGEVYNYIELNAELRALGQPPRTGSDSETILNAYAAHGLDALDRLRGMYAFALHDARAGRLILGRDRLGIKPLFYVRLPDRIAFASEIKALLALLPESPRIQPSALRQFLQNQFAGGEETLIDGIRRVPPGTALLIDADLNIRPHRYWLALDVEPRRIGFEEARAELDALMDDAMREHQRSDVPFGLFLSGGLDSAVLAAKLAEQGAGRIKSYSVGYRGTAMAHELDEAARVATHFGFDHRPLELELPRVFGRLPHTVWCADELMRDYACLPTSILAETAGAELKVVFSGEGGDEAFAGYGRYRPPLAERLLKSLLHPGSGGFRTRGQWAGRWTRRLMGPALRAVADADRAPVRRAWSETPRHWSDMQRRQYTDLVTALPDNLLVKTDRLLMGFGLEGRVPFLDHRIVEFGLSLPDALKVQGHQGKWLVRRWAEPKLPPGHLERPKRGFHVPVGDWLRGSLATEVGRRLALNPGVRDWFEVTAIPELVAARQAGRGGGRELFGLMQFAIWHRLFIERPGLRPTPDEDPLDWI; this comes from the coding sequence ATGTGCGGCATCGCCGGATTCATGCTGGCTCGGGGCCGGCGCCCCGAACCCGAGTGGCTCGATCGTATGGCCGAACGGCTGGCGCACCGCGGCCCGGACGACCGGGGCCGTTATTGCGCCGGGCCGGTCGGTCTGGTGCAGACGCGGCTGTCGATCATCGGACTGGAGAGCGGCCATCAGCCGCTGCTGTCGGCGGACGGGCAGCTCGCGCTGGTCGCCAACGGCGAGGTCTACAACTACATCGAGCTGAATGCCGAACTGCGCGCGCTCGGCCAGCCGCCGCGCACCGGCTCGGACTCCGAAACCATCCTCAACGCCTATGCCGCGCATGGACTCGACGCGCTCGACCGATTGCGTGGGATGTATGCTTTTGCGCTCCATGATGCGCGCGCCGGACGCCTGATCCTCGGACGCGACCGGCTCGGCATCAAGCCGCTGTTCTATGTCCGGCTGCCCGACCGGATCGCGTTTGCTTCCGAGATCAAGGCACTGCTGGCGCTCCTGCCCGAGTCGCCCCGAATCCAGCCGAGCGCGCTGCGCCAGTTCCTGCAAAACCAGTTCGCCGGCGGCGAGGAGACGCTGATCGACGGCATCCGGCGCGTCCCGCCGGGCACGGCGCTGCTGATCGACGCCGATCTGAACATCCGCCCGCATCGCTACTGGTTGGCGCTGGATGTGGAGCCGCGTCGGATCGGCTTCGAGGAGGCACGCGCCGAACTGGACGCCCTGATGGACGACGCCATGCGCGAGCACCAGCGTTCGGATGTGCCATTCGGACTCTTTCTCTCCGGCGGACTGGACTCGGCGGTGCTGGCCGCCAAGCTCGCCGAACAGGGCGCCGGACGCATCAAGAGCTATTCGGTCGGCTATCGCGGCACGGCCATGGCGCATGAACTCGACGAAGCGGCGCGCGTGGCCACGCACTTCGGCTTCGATCACCGACCGCTCGAACTGGAGCTGCCCAGGGTCTTCGGACGCCTGCCGCATACGGTCTGGTGCGCCGATGAGCTGATGCGCGATTACGCCTGTCTGCCGACCTCGATCCTGGCCGAGACGGCGGGCGCGGAGCTGAAGGTGGTGTTTTCGGGCGAAGGGGGCGACGAGGCGTTCGCCGGTTACGGGCGCTATCGTCCGCCGCTGGCCGAGCGGCTGCTGAAGTCGCTGCTGCATCCGGGCAGCGGCGGATTCCGCACCCGTGGCCAGTGGGCCGGACGCTGGACGCGGCGTCTCATGGGACCGGCCCTGCGCGCGGTCGCCGACGCCGATCGTGCACCCGTCCGGCGCGCCTGGAGCGAGACGCCCCGCCACTGGTCGGACATGCAGCGCCGCCAGTACACCGATCTGGTCACGGCGCTACCGGACAATCTGCTGGTCAAGACCGACCGGTTGCTGATGGGATTCGGGCTGGAGGGGCGTGTGCCCTTTCTCGATCATCGGATCGTCGAGTTCGGGCTGTCGCTGCCGGACGCACTCAAGGTGCAGGGGCATCAGGGCAAGTGGCTGGTGCGGCGCTGGGCCGAGCCGAAACTGCCGCCCGGCCATCTGGAGCGGCCCAAGCGCGGCTTTCATGTCCCGGTCGGAGATTGGCTGCGCGGGAGTCTGGCCACCGAGGTCGGGCGACGGCTGGCGCTCAATCCGGGCGTGCGCGACTGGTTCGAGGTCACAGCCATCCCCGAGCTGGTCGCCGCGCGTCAGGCCGGACGCGGCGGCGGACGCGAGTTGTTCGGACTGATGCAGTTCGCCATCTGGCACCGGCTGTTCATCGAGCGCCCCGGACTCAGGCCGACACCCGATGAAGATCCGCTCGACTGGATCTAA